A single region of the Cronobacter condimenti 1330 genome encodes:
- the panE gene encoding 2-dehydropantoate 2-reductase — protein sequence MKITVLGCGALGQLWMSALHKQGHEVQGWLRVPHSSCHVSLVETDGSTFTHTFMANSAEFLTDSELLLVTLKAWQVSEAVRALAARLPAASPVLLLHNGMGTLDELRSVEQPMLAGVTTHAARRDGNNVIHVACGTTHIGPVTPDAQDYSRLAALLQQALPDVAWHDNVNASRWIKLAANCVINPLTALYNCPNGALRERPEEVREICCEVALVMEREGYHTSPDSLLYYIEQVIESTAANISSMLQDVRQQRHTEIDYITGYLLRRARAHGLSLPVNSRLYEQIKRKENEYERIGTGMPRTWH from the coding sequence ATGAAAATTACCGTGCTTGGATGCGGCGCTTTAGGCCAGCTCTGGATGAGCGCGCTGCATAAACAAGGTCACGAGGTGCAAGGGTGGCTACGTGTGCCGCATTCATCCTGCCACGTTAGTCTGGTGGAAACCGATGGCAGTACGTTTACCCATACTTTTATGGCCAACAGCGCTGAGTTTCTCACCGACAGCGAGCTATTGCTGGTGACGCTGAAAGCCTGGCAGGTTTCCGAAGCGGTAAGAGCGCTCGCCGCCCGGCTGCCCGCCGCAAGCCCGGTTTTGCTGTTACACAACGGTATGGGCACGCTGGATGAACTACGTTCCGTTGAACAGCCGATGCTGGCCGGCGTCACGACGCATGCGGCGCGGCGCGATGGCAACAACGTCATTCATGTCGCCTGTGGCACTACGCATATCGGCCCGGTAACACCGGATGCGCAAGATTACTCCCGGCTGGCCGCGCTGCTTCAGCAGGCCCTGCCGGATGTCGCGTGGCACGATAACGTTAACGCCTCGCGCTGGATCAAACTCGCGGCGAATTGCGTGATTAACCCGCTGACGGCGCTCTACAACTGCCCGAACGGCGCGTTGCGCGAACGGCCTGAAGAGGTGCGCGAGATCTGCTGCGAAGTGGCGCTGGTCATGGAACGCGAGGGGTATCATACGTCTCCTGACAGCCTGCTTTATTATATTGAGCAGGTGATTGAGAGCACCGCCGCCAACATCTCCTCGATGCTCCAGGATGTACGCCAGCAGCGTCACACCGAAATTGATTACATTACCGGTTATCTGCTGCGCCGCGCCCGGGCGCATGGCCTGTCGCTGCCGGTCAACAGCCGTCTTTATGAACAGATTAAACGCAAGGAGAATGAGTATGAGCGCATCGGCACTGGTATGCCTCGCACCTGGCACTGA
- a CDS encoding cytochrome o ubiquinol oxidase subunit IV → MSHSTDHNGAHHGGVKTYLIGFILSVILTVIPFWMVMNGSASHGTLLGVVVATAVVQILVHLVCFLHMNASSEERWNLVAFIFTLLIIAIVVVGSIWIMWNLNHNMMVH, encoded by the coding sequence ATGAGTCATTCAACCGATCACAACGGCGCCCACCACGGTGGCGTCAAGACGTACCTGATCGGGTTTATCCTGTCGGTCATTCTGACAGTAATCCCGTTCTGGATGGTCATGAACGGCTCCGCGTCTCACGGCACCCTTTTGGGTGTGGTCGTGGCAACCGCAGTCGTACAGATTCTGGTTCACCTGGTGTGCTTCCTGCACATGAACGCCTCCTCTGAGGAGCGTTGGAACCTGGTAGCCTTTATCTTTACGTTGCTGATTATCGCGATTGTAGTGGTAGGCTCTATCTGGATTATGTGGAACCTGAATCACAACATGATGGTTCACTAA
- the cyoA gene encoding cytochrome o ubiquinol oxidase subunit II, giving the protein MRLRKYNKSLGLLSLFAGTVLLSGCDAALLNPKGQIGLEQRSLILTALGLMLIVVIPAIVMAIGFAWKYRATNKDAKYSPNWSHSNKVEAVVWTIPILIIIFLAVLTWKTTHSLEPSRPLAHDTKPVTIEVIAMDWKWFFIYPEQGIATVNEIAFPANTPVEFKITSNSVMNSFFIPRLGSQIYAMAGMQTKLHLIANEAGTYDGISANYSGAGFSGMKFKAIATPDNETFNQWVAKAKQSGKTINDMATYDKLAAPSEYNKVEYFSSVKPDLFKDVINKFMGPGKSMDVTQSEGEHNAHEGMEGMDMNHAETSH; this is encoded by the coding sequence ATGAGACTCAGGAAATACAATAAAAGTTTGGGACTGCTGTCATTATTCGCAGGCACTGTTTTACTCAGTGGCTGCGATGCTGCGCTTCTCAACCCCAAAGGACAGATTGGACTGGAGCAACGTTCACTGATACTGACCGCCCTCGGGCTGATGTTGATTGTCGTGATTCCAGCCATCGTGATGGCTATTGGCTTCGCCTGGAAATATCGGGCAACCAATAAGGACGCAAAATACAGCCCCAACTGGTCACACTCTAACAAAGTTGAAGCTGTTGTCTGGACCATCCCTATCCTTATCATCATTTTCCTTGCAGTACTGACATGGAAAACCACGCACTCGCTCGAACCCAGCCGTCCGCTGGCGCACGATACGAAGCCGGTGACCATCGAAGTTATCGCAATGGACTGGAAGTGGTTCTTCATTTACCCGGAGCAGGGCATCGCTACGGTCAATGAAATCGCATTCCCGGCGAACACGCCTGTGGAATTCAAAATCACCTCCAACTCGGTGATGAACTCCTTCTTTATTCCGCGCCTGGGTAGCCAGATCTACGCAATGGCAGGCATGCAGACCAAACTGCACCTGATTGCGAACGAAGCCGGCACCTACGACGGTATTTCTGCTAACTACAGTGGTGCAGGTTTCTCCGGCATGAAGTTCAAGGCAATCGCCACGCCGGATAACGAAACCTTCAACCAGTGGGTGGCCAAAGCGAAGCAGTCTGGCAAAACCATTAACGATATGGCGACCTACGACAAGCTGGCGGCCCCGAGCGAATACAACAAAGTCGAATACTTCTCCAGCGTAAAACCGGATTTGTTTAAAGATGTTATTAACAAATTCATGGGACCTGGGAAGAGCATGGACGTGACTCAGTCTGAAGGGGAGCACAACGCCCACGAAGGCATGGAAGGCATGGACATGAATCACGCGGAAACCTCTCACTAA
- a CDS encoding YajQ family cyclic di-GMP-binding protein, translating to MPSFDIVSEVDMREVQNAVENATRELETRFDFRNVTASFELNEKNQSIKVVSESDFQVNQLLDILRAKLLKRGIEGSSIEVPDEFEHSGKTWIVEAKLKQGIDSAMAKKIVKLIKDSKIKVQAQIQGEQVRVTGKARDDLQQAIALVRGGNLGQPFQFNNFRD from the coding sequence ATGCCATCCTTTGACATTGTCTCTGAGGTCGATATGCGCGAAGTGCAGAACGCGGTTGAGAACGCCACGCGCGAGCTCGAAACCCGTTTTGATTTTCGCAACGTGACCGCGAGCTTCGAGCTCAATGAAAAAAATCAGTCCATTAAAGTGGTGAGCGAATCTGATTTCCAGGTAAATCAGTTGCTGGATATTCTGCGTGCGAAACTGCTGAAACGTGGTATCGAAGGCAGCTCTATCGAGGTGCCGGACGAGTTCGAGCATAGCGGAAAAACCTGGATCGTCGAGGCGAAGCTGAAGCAGGGCATTGACTCCGCCATGGCGAAGAAAATCGTTAAGCTTATCAAAGACAGCAAGATTAAAGTCCAGGCGCAGATCCAGGGCGAGCAGGTTCGTGTAACCGGCAAAGCGCGTGACGATCTCCAGCAGGCCATCGCACTGGTGCGCGGCGGTAACCTGGGGCAGCCGTTCCAGTTCAATAACTTCCGCGACTAA
- the cyoB gene encoding cytochrome o ubiquinol oxidase subunit I, producing the protein MFGKLTLDAIPYHEPIIMVTVAAIIVGGLALVAAITYFGKWSYLWNEWLTSVDHKRLGVMYILVAIVMLVRGFADAIMMRTQQLLAASGEAGFLPPHHYDQIFTAHGVIMIFFVAMPFVIGLMNLVVPLQIGARDVAYPFLNNLSFWFTIVGVILVNVSLGVGEFAQTGWVAYPPLSGIEYSPGVGVDYWIWSLQLSGIGTTLTGINFFVTILKMRAPGMTMFKMPVFTWASLCTNVLIIVSFPILTVTIALLTLDRYLGTHFFTNDMGGNMMMYVNLIWAWGHPEVYILVLPVFGVFSEITSTFSKKRLFGYTSLVWATIAITVLSFIVWLHHFFTMGSGANVNAFFGITTMIIAIPTGVKIFNWLFTMYQGRIQFHSSMLWTIGFIITFSIGGMTGVLLAVPGADFVLHNSLFLIAHFHNVIIGGVVFGCFAGMSYWWPKAFGYKMNETWGIRAFWFWIIGFFVTFMPLYAMGFMGMTRRVSQNIDPMFQPLMIVAEIGALLIACGILCIVLQIYVSVRDRHLNRDLTGDPWGGRTLEWATSSPPPFYNFAVVPEIHERDAFWEMKDKGEAYKQPAHYEEIHMPRNSAAGIFIGAFSTIFGFAMIWHIWWLAIVGFAGIVITWIAKSFDEDVDYYVPVATVEKLENQHFEEITKAGLKNVN; encoded by the coding sequence ATGTTCGGAAAACTTACACTGGATGCAATCCCGTACCATGAGCCGATTATCATGGTTACGGTGGCTGCCATTATCGTCGGGGGTCTGGCGTTAGTTGCAGCTATCACTTACTTCGGTAAGTGGTCTTATCTGTGGAACGAGTGGCTCACGTCTGTGGACCACAAACGTCTGGGGGTTATGTATATCCTCGTGGCTATCGTGATGCTGGTTCGCGGCTTCGCGGACGCCATCATGATGCGTACCCAGCAATTGCTGGCGGCCTCCGGCGAAGCCGGGTTCTTGCCGCCACATCACTACGACCAGATCTTTACCGCCCACGGCGTTATCATGATCTTCTTCGTGGCGATGCCGTTCGTTATCGGTCTGATGAACCTGGTGGTTCCGCTGCAGATCGGCGCGCGTGACGTGGCATATCCGTTCCTGAACAACCTGAGCTTCTGGTTCACGATTGTCGGGGTTATCCTGGTGAACGTCTCTCTGGGCGTGGGCGAGTTTGCTCAGACCGGTTGGGTGGCTTATCCGCCGCTCTCGGGTATTGAGTACAGTCCGGGCGTTGGGGTGGACTACTGGATCTGGAGTCTCCAGCTCTCCGGTATTGGTACGACACTGACCGGTATCAACTTCTTCGTTACCATTCTGAAGATGCGTGCACCGGGCATGACCATGTTCAAAATGCCGGTCTTCACCTGGGCGTCGCTGTGTACTAACGTCCTGATTATCGTCTCCTTCCCGATCCTGACCGTCACCATTGCGTTGCTAACCCTGGACCGCTATCTGGGCACCCATTTCTTTACCAATGATATGGGTGGCAACATGATGATGTACGTGAACCTGATCTGGGCCTGGGGCCATCCGGAAGTTTATATTCTGGTCCTGCCGGTGTTTGGTGTGTTCTCTGAAATCACCTCCACCTTCTCGAAGAAACGTCTGTTTGGTTATACCTCCCTCGTTTGGGCGACTATCGCGATTACCGTGCTGTCGTTCATCGTGTGGCTGCACCACTTCTTCACCATGGGTAGTGGCGCGAACGTGAACGCCTTCTTTGGTATCACCACGATGATTATCGCCATCCCGACCGGGGTGAAGATCTTCAACTGGCTGTTCACCATGTATCAGGGCCGTATTCAGTTCCACTCCTCTATGCTGTGGACTATCGGCTTCATCATCACCTTCTCTATCGGTGGTATGACCGGCGTTCTGCTGGCGGTGCCGGGCGCAGACTTCGTATTGCACAACAGTCTGTTCCTGATTGCGCACTTCCATAACGTTATTATCGGCGGTGTGGTGTTTGGCTGCTTCGCAGGTATGTCGTACTGGTGGCCGAAAGCCTTTGGCTACAAGATGAATGAAACCTGGGGCATCCGCGCCTTCTGGTTCTGGATCATCGGCTTCTTCGTGACCTTTATGCCGCTGTACGCCATGGGCTTCATGGGTATGACGCGTCGCGTTAGCCAGAACATCGACCCGATGTTCCAGCCCCTGATGATTGTTGCTGAAATCGGTGCGCTGCTGATTGCGTGCGGTATCCTCTGCATCGTTCTGCAGATTTACGTGAGCGTCCGTGACCGTCACCTGAACCGCGACCTGACTGGCGACCCGTGGGGCGGCCGTACCCTTGAGTGGGCGACCTCTTCTCCGCCGCCGTTCTATAACTTCGCGGTTGTACCGGAAATCCACGAGCGCGACGCGTTCTGGGAAATGAAAGACAAAGGTGAAGCTTACAAGCAGCCTGCGCACTATGAAGAAATTCATATGCCGCGTAACAGCGCAGCGGGTATTTTCATCGGCGCGTTCAGCACCATCTTTGGTTTCGCCATGATCTGGCATATCTGGTGGCTGGCTATCGTGGGCTTCGCAGGTATCGTTATCACCTGGATTGCGAAAAGCTTCGATGAAGACGTGGATTACTACGTACCGGTTGCCACTGTTGAAAAACTGGAAAACCAGCACTTCGAAGAAATCACCAAAGCAGGGCTGAAAAATGTCAACTGA
- the thiI gene encoding tRNA uracil 4-sulfurtransferase ThiI has protein sequence MKFIIKLFPEITIKSQSVRLRFIKILTGNIRNVLKHYDENLAVVRHWDHIVVRIKDETQHDTVLDALTRIPGIHHVLEVEDVPFTDMHDIFEKALANWREQLEGKTFCVRVKRRGQHEFSSIEVERYVGGGLNQHIASARVKLKQPDVTVNLEIEDDRLLLVKGRYEGIGGFPIGTQEDVLSLISGGFDSGVSSYMLMRRGCRVHYCFFNLGGAAHEIGVRQVAHYLWSRFGSSHRVRFVAINFEPVVGEILEKVDDGQMGVVLKRMMVRAASKVAERYGVQALVTGEALGQVSSQTLTNLRLIDNVSDTLVLRPLISYDKEHIIDIARKIGTEDFARTMPEYCGVISKSPTVKAVKAKIEAEEAHFDFAILDRVVEEATNVDIREIAEQTEQQVVEVETVNGFGPNDAILDIRSIDEQDDKPLVIEGVDVVSLPFYKLSTKFGDLDQSKTYLLWCERGVMSRLQALYLLEQGFKNVKVYRP, from the coding sequence ATGAAGTTTATCATTAAATTATTCCCGGAAATCACCATTAAAAGCCAGTCCGTGCGGTTGCGCTTTATAAAAATACTGACCGGGAATATTCGTAACGTACTGAAACACTACGATGAAAATCTTGCCGTGGTTCGCCACTGGGACCACATCGTGGTGCGTATTAAAGATGAAACTCAGCACGATACCGTGCTTGATGCACTGACCCGCATTCCCGGCATCCACCATGTCCTTGAGGTGGAAGACGTGCCGTTTACGGATATGCACGACATTTTCGAAAAAGCGCTGGCTAACTGGCGCGAGCAGCTCGAAGGGAAAACGTTCTGCGTACGCGTTAAGCGACGCGGTCAACATGAGTTTAGCTCTATTGAAGTGGAGCGCTACGTCGGCGGCGGGTTAAATCAGCATATTGCGTCTGCTCGCGTAAAACTTAAGCAGCCTGACGTCACGGTCAATCTGGAAATCGAAGACGATCGCCTGCTGCTGGTGAAAGGCCGCTATGAAGGCATCGGCGGTTTCCCTATCGGCACGCAGGAAGATGTGCTGTCGCTTATCTCTGGCGGCTTCGACTCCGGCGTGTCCAGCTATATGCTGATGCGCCGCGGCTGTCGCGTACATTACTGCTTCTTTAACCTCGGCGGCGCGGCGCATGAAATTGGCGTACGCCAGGTCGCGCACTATCTCTGGAGCCGTTTTGGCAGCTCGCACCGCGTGCGCTTTGTGGCCATCAATTTCGAGCCGGTAGTGGGCGAAATTCTTGAGAAAGTCGACGACGGTCAGATGGGGGTTGTGCTCAAGCGTATGATGGTTCGCGCGGCCTCTAAAGTCGCGGAACGCTACGGTGTGCAGGCGCTGGTTACCGGTGAAGCGCTGGGCCAGGTGTCCAGCCAGACGCTGACCAACCTGCGTCTTATCGATAATGTCTCCGATACGCTGGTGTTGCGCCCGCTTATCTCTTATGACAAAGAGCACATCATCGATATCGCCCGTAAAATCGGTACCGAAGATTTTGCCCGCACGATGCCGGAATATTGCGGTGTGATTTCCAAAAGCCCGACCGTGAAGGCGGTGAAGGCGAAAATCGAGGCTGAAGAGGCCCATTTCGATTTCGCTATTCTCGATCGCGTGGTGGAGGAAGCCACTAACGTGGATATCCGTGAAATCGCCGAGCAGACCGAGCAGCAAGTCGTTGAGGTGGAAACCGTGAACGGTTTTGGCCCGAACGACGCGATCCTCGATATTCGATCTATCGATGAGCAGGATGATAAACCGCTGGTTATCGAGGGCGTCGACGTGGTGTCGCTGCCGTTCTACAAGCTCAGCACGAAGTTTGGCGATCTTGACCAGAGCAAAACGTACCTGTTGTGGTGCGAGCGTGGTGTGATGAGCCGCCTGCAGGCGCTGTACCTGCTGGAGCAGGGCTTTAAAAACGTAAAAGTTTATCGCCCGTAA
- a CDS encoding cytochrome o ubiquinol oxidase subunit III — MSTESINHELAHGSHEHGHHDAGANKVFGFWIYLMSDCILFACLFATYAVLVNGTAGGPTGKDIFELPFVLVETFLLLFSSITYGMAMIAMNKNNQSQVMSWLALTFLFGAGFVAMEIYEFHHLIAEGFGPDKSGFLSAFFTLVGTHGVHVTSGLIWMVVMMIHVSRRGLTHTNRARLMCLSMFWHFLDVVWICVFSVVYLMGAM, encoded by the coding sequence ATGTCAACTGAGAGCATTAATCACGAACTTGCTCATGGCAGCCATGAGCATGGGCACCACGATGCAGGAGCCAACAAAGTCTTTGGCTTCTGGATCTACCTGATGAGCGACTGCATTCTCTTTGCATGTCTGTTTGCCACCTATGCCGTTCTTGTGAACGGCACGGCGGGGGGCCCGACCGGGAAAGACATTTTCGAACTGCCGTTTGTGCTGGTTGAAACTTTCCTGCTGCTGTTCTCCTCCATCACGTACGGCATGGCGATGATCGCCATGAACAAAAATAATCAGAGCCAGGTTATGTCCTGGCTCGCCCTGACCTTCCTGTTTGGCGCAGGGTTCGTGGCGATGGAAATCTATGAATTCCATCATCTGATCGCCGAAGGTTTCGGCCCGGATAAGAGCGGCTTCCTGTCTGCGTTCTTTACCCTGGTCGGCACCCACGGTGTCCACGTTACCTCTGGCCTTATCTGGATGGTCGTGATGATGATTCACGTCTCACGTCGCGGTCTGACCCATACTAACCGCGCTCGCCTGATGTGCCTGAGTATGTTCTGGCACTTCCTGGACGTGGTGTGGATCTGCGTGTTCTCTGTAGTCTATCTGATGGGGGCGATGTAA
- the cyoE gene encoding heme o synthase: MIKQYLQVTKPGIIFGNLISVIGGFLLASKGSIDYPLFLFTLVGVSLVVASGCVFNNYIDRDIDRKMERTKNRVLVKGLISPKMSLVYATLLGIAGFMLLWFGANPLAMWLAVMGFVVYVGVYSLYMKRHSVYGTLIGSLSGAAPPVIGYCAVTNEFDTGALILLAIFSLWQMPHSYAIAIFRFKDYQAANIPVLPVVKGISVAKNHITLYIIAFAVATLMLSLGGYAGYKYLVVAAAVSVWWLGMALRGYKAENDKVWARKLFVFSIVAITSLSVMMSVDFMVPDSHNLLTYVW, translated from the coding sequence ATGATTAAGCAATACCTGCAAGTAACGAAACCAGGCATCATTTTCGGCAACCTGATATCGGTTATCGGGGGATTCCTGCTGGCTTCTAAAGGCAGCATCGACTATCCCCTGTTCCTTTTCACCCTCGTGGGGGTGTCGCTGGTCGTGGCGTCCGGTTGTGTGTTTAACAACTACATCGATCGTGATATTGACCGCAAAATGGAGCGCACCAAAAACCGTGTGCTGGTGAAAGGACTGATTTCGCCGAAAATGTCGCTGGTGTACGCCACCTTGCTGGGTATTGCTGGCTTTATGCTGCTCTGGTTCGGCGCGAACCCGCTGGCGATGTGGCTCGCGGTCATGGGCTTTGTGGTGTATGTCGGAGTGTATAGCCTCTACATGAAACGTCACTCGGTCTACGGCACGCTGATTGGCTCGCTGTCGGGCGCAGCGCCGCCGGTTATCGGCTACTGCGCAGTGACTAACGAGTTCGATACGGGCGCGTTGATCCTGCTTGCGATTTTCAGTCTGTGGCAGATGCCGCACTCCTATGCGATTGCTATCTTCCGCTTCAAGGATTATCAGGCCGCCAATATTCCGGTACTGCCGGTGGTAAAAGGGATCTCTGTGGCGAAAAACCACATCACCCTTTATATCATTGCGTTTGCCGTGGCGACCCTGATGCTCTCGCTGGGGGGATATGCCGGGTATAAATACCTGGTAGTGGCGGCAGCGGTCAGCGTCTGGTGGCTTGGCATGGCCCTGCGAGGCTACAAAGCTGAAAATGATAAAGTCTGGGCGCGCAAACTGTTTGTGTTTTCCATTGTCGCCATCACCTCGCTGAGCGTGATGATGTCAGTCGACTTTATGGTGCCGGATTCACATAATCTGCTGACTTACGTCTGGTAA
- a CDS encoding MFS transporter, translated as MNDNKMTPVELRATWGLGTVFSLRMLGMFMVLPVITTYGMALQGASEALIGFAIGIYGLAQAIFQVPFGLLSDRIGRKPLIIGGLAIFVIGSLVAALTDSIWGIILGRALQGSGAIAAAVMALLSDLTREQNRTKAMAFIGVSFGVTFAIAMVLGPIITHALGLHALFWMIAVLATAGIIITLWVVPDSGSHVLNRDSGMVKGCFRKVLAEPTLLKLNFGIMCLHILLMSTFVALPGQLEAAGYPAAAHWKVYLCTMLISFVSVVPFIIYAEAKRKMKRVFLFCVALLLIAEIVLWGAGPHFWELIVGVQLFFVAFNLMEALLPSLISKESPAGYKGTAMGVYSTSQFLGVAIGGSLGGWVDGLFDSQTVFLVGALLATVWLLVSTTMKEPPYVSSIRVEIPPDVTADETLAQRLRETSGVSEAIVVTDERSAYLKIDTKVTNRVEIEQRIQNA; from the coding sequence ATGAACGATAACAAAATGACGCCAGTCGAGTTGCGCGCGACATGGGGTTTAGGGACGGTATTTTCTTTGCGCATGCTCGGTATGTTTATGGTACTGCCGGTCATTACTACTTACGGAATGGCGCTACAGGGTGCCAGTGAAGCGCTGATTGGTTTTGCCATCGGTATTTACGGCCTCGCGCAGGCCATTTTTCAGGTGCCGTTTGGCCTGCTTTCTGACCGCATCGGCCGCAAGCCGCTGATTATCGGCGGTCTCGCAATTTTTGTTATTGGCAGCCTGGTCGCTGCGCTGACCGACTCTATCTGGGGCATTATTCTCGGGCGCGCGCTGCAGGGCTCCGGCGCTATCGCTGCCGCCGTCATGGCGCTGCTCTCCGATTTAACACGCGAACAAAACCGCACCAAGGCGATGGCCTTTATCGGCGTCAGCTTTGGCGTTACGTTCGCTATTGCGATGGTGCTTGGCCCGATTATTACTCACGCGCTTGGCCTGCATGCGCTCTTCTGGATGATCGCCGTTCTTGCCACCGCGGGGATTATTATTACGCTCTGGGTTGTGCCTGACAGCGGAAGCCACGTGCTGAACCGCGATTCGGGGATGGTGAAAGGCTGTTTTCGCAAGGTGCTGGCTGAGCCGACGCTGCTGAAGCTCAATTTCGGCATCATGTGTCTGCATATTCTGCTGATGTCGACGTTCGTCGCCCTTCCCGGTCAGCTGGAAGCGGCAGGTTACCCGGCAGCAGCGCACTGGAAGGTCTATCTCTGCACCATGCTGATTTCCTTCGTTTCGGTGGTGCCGTTTATCATTTATGCCGAAGCAAAGCGCAAAATGAAGCGTGTTTTTCTCTTCTGCGTGGCGCTGCTGCTGATTGCTGAAATCGTGCTGTGGGGCGCAGGTCCGCACTTCTGGGAACTGATTGTCGGCGTACAGCTGTTCTTCGTGGCGTTTAACCTGATGGAGGCGCTGCTGCCGTCGCTTATCAGTAAAGAATCACCAGCAGGCTATAAAGGCACGGCAATGGGCGTCTACTCCACCAGCCAGTTTCTTGGCGTGGCGATCGGCGGGTCGCTTGGCGGATGGGTCGATGGCCTGTTTGACTCGCAGACGGTATTCCTGGTGGGCGCGCTGCTGGCGACGGTCTGGCTGCTCGTAAGCACCACCATGAAAGAGCCGCCGTATGTCAGCAGTATCCGCGTTGAAATTCCGCCTGATGTGACGGCAGATGAGACGCTTGCGCAGCGCCTGCGGGAGACGTCTGGCGTCAGCGAGGCGATTGTGGTTACCGACGAACGTAGCGCCTATCTGAAAATCGACACCAAAGTAACGAATCGCGTAGAGATAGAACAGCGTATTCAGAACGCGTAA
- the yajL gene encoding protein deglycase YajL: MSASALVCLAPGTEETEAVTTIDVLVRAGISVTTASVASDGDLTIVCSRGVRLLADAPLVEVADGEFDVIVLPGGLQGAEAFRDSPLLVETVRQFHLSGRIVAAICAAAGTVLVPHDLFPVGNMTGFPALKATIPDDQWQDKRVVWDPRVNLLTSQGPGTAMDFALKIIDLLVGREKAHEVAGQLVLAAGIYSYRDY; the protein is encoded by the coding sequence ATGAGCGCATCGGCACTGGTATGCCTCGCACCTGGCACTGAAGAGACCGAAGCGGTCACGACAATAGACGTGCTGGTGCGCGCGGGGATCAGCGTCACCACGGCGAGCGTCGCAAGCGACGGTGATTTAACGATAGTCTGTTCACGCGGTGTCCGGCTGCTGGCGGACGCGCCGCTGGTTGAAGTGGCGGACGGCGAGTTTGACGTGATTGTCCTGCCAGGCGGTCTGCAAGGCGCCGAAGCGTTTCGCGACAGCCCGCTGCTGGTCGAAACCGTTCGCCAGTTTCATCTCTCGGGGCGGATTGTCGCGGCGATTTGCGCAGCGGCAGGCACCGTACTGGTGCCGCATGATCTTTTTCCTGTTGGCAATATGACCGGTTTCCCCGCGCTGAAAGCAACGATCCCAGACGATCAGTGGCAGGACAAACGCGTGGTATGGGATCCGCGCGTTAATCTGCTCACCAGTCAGGGACCGGGCACGGCGATGGATTTCGCGCTTAAGATTATTGATCTGCTGGTCGGCCGTGAAAAAGCGCATGAAGTTGCCGGACAACTGGTGCTGGCCGCGGGCATCTACAGCTATCGCGACTACTAA